One stretch of Streptomyces sp. MMBL 11-1 DNA includes these proteins:
- a CDS encoding cytochrome P450 family protein, with protein sequence MRDPFRAFSPVRERAPLVRGVMPGVEPMWVATRYDDVRQVLSDPRFVVDPAHVPGAEPSHRIEQLWRTRGARPEDAKYLRSSLFGTDGPEHHRLRRRVVRAFTTGRVTRLRPRIEHLTHALLDALPTHAGQDGAVDLIPHLAHPLPVTVICELVGVPEPERPNWAAWGRVLTDGATGTALGDALHALIASAHTLVDHHHTHPGDDLISALLAPHDDPLTPTENVALILNLVFAGHATTVNLIANGIAGLLAHPDQLALLRGNPALAPHAADEFMRWSGPNPRALPRYATEDLHLGACPIHRGEAVLPVMAAADRDPRAHPDPDRRDITRTRHGSPHVGFGHGPHRCIGDHLALQEAQTAWTLLWNRFPDLTLALPPDELIREAHPNSWKLTALPVFLHP encoded by the coding sequence ATGCGCGACCCCTTTCGAGCGTTCTCCCCCGTACGCGAACGAGCCCCGCTGGTCCGCGGTGTCATGCCCGGAGTGGAGCCGATGTGGGTGGCGACCCGCTACGACGACGTGCGCCAGGTACTGTCCGACCCCCGCTTCGTCGTCGATCCGGCCCACGTCCCCGGCGCCGAACCCAGCCACCGCATCGAACAGCTCTGGCGCACCCGCGGCGCCCGCCCCGAAGACGCCAAGTACCTGCGCTCATCCCTCTTCGGAACCGACGGACCCGAACACCACCGCCTACGCCGCAGAGTCGTCCGGGCCTTCACCACCGGCCGCGTCACGCGGCTGCGCCCCCGCATCGAACACCTCACCCACGCCCTCCTCGACGCCCTCCCCACCCACGCCGGCCAAGACGGTGCCGTCGACCTGATCCCCCACCTCGCCCACCCTCTGCCGGTCACCGTCATCTGCGAACTCGTCGGCGTCCCCGAACCCGAGCGCCCGAACTGGGCCGCCTGGGGCCGGGTCCTCACCGACGGCGCCACCGGCACTGCCCTGGGCGACGCCCTCCACGCACTGATCGCCTCCGCGCACACCCTCGTCGACCACCACCACACCCACCCCGGCGACGATCTCATCTCCGCCCTGCTCGCCCCCCACGACGACCCACTCACCCCCACCGAGAACGTCGCCCTGATCCTCAACCTCGTCTTCGCCGGGCACGCCACCACCGTCAACCTCATCGCCAACGGCATCGCCGGCCTGCTCGCCCACCCCGACCAACTCGCCCTCCTGCGCGGCAACCCAGCCCTGGCGCCCCATGCCGCCGACGAATTCATGCGCTGGTCCGGCCCCAACCCCCGCGCCCTGCCCCGCTACGCCACAGAAGACCTTCACCTCGGCGCATGCCCCATCCACCGGGGCGAAGCGGTCCTGCCGGTCATGGCCGCCGCCGACCGCGACCCCCGCGCCCACCCGGACCCCGACCGCCGCGACATCACCCGCACCCGCCACGGCTCCCCGCACGTCGGCTTCGGCCACGGCCCCCACCGCTGCATCGGCGACCACCTCGCCCTCCAGGAAGCCCAAACCGCCTGGACTCTCCTGTGGAACCGCTTCCCCGACCTCACCTTGGCCCTCCCCCCTGACGAACTGATCCGCGAGGCCCACCCCAACTCCTGGAAGCTGACCGCCCTCCCCGTATTCCTGCACCCATGA
- a CDS encoding FG-GAP-like repeat-containing protein: MPVPTQDLKLEIVNAATGQPLGAKATPAADGTLAVRDHPEDGPRPEQWQFIPVPGSQDDPAYVIRNTAGSKVLDTPAAAGQGVRQSDASGKEGQQWRLFPVSGEAGLYFIEGAADGAVLDLDEPGKDDTRIVLSEYDDLAESQRWRFVPAEPERTSDLVLDWAPLSHWNGRQSWRLTHGKSALRPAPDATPSFSNVLLVLEKFGSDQGSAAWKTDAVTPSSSGEPDRWAGVGARFLADTEGTGRADIVGIRSTKGAVTSPSRGDGTFDDERPLHQGVTTPNPSDLWSVVDLTGNGRPDVVTLCTGGVRVSAQDEDGTFAPEGGELVLKAFGHGQQAGGWLVDKHPRYLADTTGDGRLDIIGCHDDGLWVSLQDEEGKFAPLPDEPVLRAFGHSEEAGGWLVDKHPRYLADTTGDGRLDIIGCHDDGLWVSLQDEEGAFAEPLYFLDDFGVDQGWSSIREHPRFVVATTRAGAPDIVGFGPQGVTVARGRGDGTFEPSRLVLNDYGQAQGWTGDKHHRLLADVTGDGNPDIIGFGNEGVWVSHNNGDGTFEQAQLVCRGFGYDDGAGAWRVDRHPRFLTDITGDGRVDIVGFGGTGVHVARNLHRRFRTR, translated from the coding sequence ATGCCCGTGCCCACGCAAGACCTGAAGCTGGAGATCGTCAACGCCGCCACGGGCCAGCCCCTCGGCGCGAAGGCCACGCCGGCCGCGGACGGGACGCTCGCCGTCCGCGACCACCCCGAGGACGGCCCGCGCCCGGAACAGTGGCAGTTCATCCCCGTGCCGGGCTCACAGGATGACCCGGCGTACGTGATCCGCAACACGGCCGGCAGCAAAGTGCTCGACACTCCGGCTGCCGCGGGCCAGGGCGTCCGCCAGTCGGACGCCTCGGGCAAGGAGGGCCAGCAGTGGCGCCTCTTCCCCGTCTCGGGCGAAGCGGGCCTCTACTTCATCGAGGGCGCGGCCGACGGCGCGGTGCTCGACCTCGACGAACCAGGGAAGGACGACACCCGGATCGTCCTCAGCGAGTACGACGACCTCGCGGAGAGCCAGCGGTGGCGATTCGTCCCGGCCGAGCCGGAGCGCACCAGCGACCTCGTGCTGGACTGGGCGCCGCTGAGCCACTGGAACGGTCGCCAGTCCTGGCGACTCACCCACGGCAAAAGCGCGCTGCGGCCGGCACCCGACGCGACGCCCTCCTTCAGCAACGTCCTGCTGGTCCTGGAGAAGTTCGGGAGCGACCAGGGCAGCGCCGCCTGGAAGACCGACGCGGTCACCCCTTCCTCCAGCGGGGAACCGGACCGCTGGGCCGGGGTCGGTGCGCGGTTCCTCGCCGACACGGAGGGAACAGGGCGGGCCGACATCGTGGGGATCAGATCCACGAAGGGAGCCGTGACCTCGCCCAGCCGAGGCGACGGCACATTCGACGACGAACGCCCCCTGCACCAGGGAGTGACCACTCCGAACCCGTCGGACCTGTGGTCCGTCGTGGACCTGACGGGCAACGGCCGGCCCGACGTGGTCACCCTGTGCACCGGCGGAGTCCGGGTGTCCGCACAGGACGAGGACGGGACCTTCGCACCTGAAGGCGGCGAACTGGTCCTCAAGGCGTTCGGCCACGGCCAGCAGGCCGGCGGCTGGCTGGTCGACAAGCACCCCCGCTACCTCGCCGACACCACCGGCGACGGCAGGCTCGACATCATCGGCTGCCACGACGACGGCCTCTGGGTATCCCTCCAGGACGAAGAAGGAAAGTTCGCACCGCTCCCCGACGAACCCGTCCTCCGAGCGTTCGGCCACAGCGAGGAGGCCGGTGGCTGGCTCGTCGACAAGCACCCCCGCTACCTCGCCGACACCACCGGCGACGGCAGGCTCGACATCATCGGCTGCCACGACGACGGCCTCTGGGTATCCCTCCAGGACGAGGAAGGAGCGTTCGCCGAACCTCTCTACTTCCTGGACGACTTCGGGGTCGACCAGGGATGGAGCTCGATCAGGGAGCACCCCCGGTTCGTGGTCGCCACCACCCGCGCCGGTGCACCGGACATCGTCGGCTTCGGCCCGCAGGGCGTCACCGTCGCACGCGGACGCGGCGACGGCACGTTCGAGCCCTCCCGACTCGTCCTGAACGACTACGGGCAGGCCCAGGGATGGACAGGCGACAAGCACCACCGGCTCCTGGCCGACGTCACCGGCGACGGGAACCCGGACATCATCGGCTTCGGCAACGAGGGCGTCTGGGTATCGCACAACAACGGCGACGGCACTTTCGAACAGGCCCAGTTGGTATGCCGCGGATTCGGATACGACGACGGCGCAGGTGCCTGGCGGGTCGACCGCCACCCCCGATTCCTCACCGACATCACCGGCGACGGACGCGTCGACATCGTCGGCTTCGGCGGCACGGGCGTACACGTCGCCCGCAACCTCCACCGCCGCTTCAGGACCCGATAA